One region of Baekduia soli genomic DNA includes:
- a CDS encoding NAD-dependent epimerase/dehydratase family protein, with protein sequence MTPADLNFPSNGAPTRGRSAISTYVVTGVAGFIGSHLAEMLLARGDAVIGIDAFTSYYPRKLKRANLEYLTDSSRFSFLEADLNDAPLESLFAGVDGVFHLAAQPGVRGSWGQGFEHYVRDNVQATSRVFDVAAAAGVRVVYASSSSIYGDAEGYPTTEATTPQPRSPYGVTKLTCEHLHRAFSLNKGLDAVGLRYFTVYGPRQRPDMATQRIAEALCGGGSFEVFGTGEQSRDVTYVEDAARATLTVMEVAPTDRVYNVGGGSETTLREIIATCEQITGETLEVTYTTVADGDVKRTAADTSLILEETGWSPQVSLEDGLTSQLARTMSHQAWEGTPAVA encoded by the coding sequence ATGACGCCGGCCGACCTCAACTTCCCCTCCAACGGTGCCCCGACGCGCGGTCGCTCGGCGATCAGCACGTACGTGGTCACCGGGGTCGCCGGCTTCATCGGCTCGCACCTGGCCGAGATGCTCCTGGCCCGCGGCGATGCCGTCATCGGCATCGACGCCTTCACGAGCTACTACCCCCGCAAGCTCAAGCGGGCCAACCTCGAGTACCTGACCGACAGCTCGCGCTTCTCCTTCCTCGAGGCCGACCTCAACGACGCGCCGCTCGAGTCGCTCTTCGCGGGCGTCGACGGCGTGTTCCACCTCGCCGCCCAGCCGGGCGTGCGCGGCAGCTGGGGCCAGGGCTTCGAGCACTACGTGCGCGACAACGTCCAGGCGACCTCGCGCGTCTTCGACGTCGCGGCGGCCGCGGGCGTCCGCGTCGTCTACGCCTCGTCCTCGTCGATCTACGGCGACGCGGAGGGCTACCCGACGACGGAGGCGACCACGCCGCAGCCCCGCTCGCCGTACGGCGTCACCAAGCTCACCTGCGAGCACCTGCACCGCGCGTTCTCGCTCAACAAGGGCCTGGACGCCGTCGGCCTGCGCTACTTCACCGTCTACGGCCCGCGCCAGCGCCCGGACATGGCGACGCAGCGCATCGCCGAGGCCCTGTGCGGCGGCGGCAGCTTCGAGGTGTTCGGCACGGGCGAGCAGTCCCGCGACGTCACCTACGTCGAGGACGCCGCCCGGGCGACGCTCACCGTCATGGAGGTCGCACCGACCGACCGCGTGTACAACGTCGGCGGCGGCAGCGAGACGACGCTGCGCGAGATCATCGCGACCTGCGAGCAGATCACTGGGGAGACGCTGGAGGTCACCTACACGACCGTCGCCGACGGCGACGTCAAGCGGACGGCGGCCGACACGTCGCTCATCCTCGAGGAGACGGGCTGGAGCCCGCAGGTCTCCCTGGAGGACGGGCTCACGAGCCAGCTGGCCCGCACCATGAGCCATCAGGCCTGGGAGGGGACGCCCGCCGTGGCCTAG